One Deltaproteobacteria bacterium genomic window, CGAGCATGAGATCTCTGAGAACCGCCTGCTCATGGAGGAAAATGACGAAGCGATGCGCGAGTTGGTCAAAGAAGAGTTGACCAGTCTGCGCGAGCGCAAGGAGGCGCTCGAAACCAAGCTCAAGTTTCTGATTCTCCCCAAAGATCCCAACGACGATAAGAACGTCATCGTCGAAATTCGCGCCGGCACTGGCGGCGATGAAGCGGCTTTGTTCGCGGCGGAGCTTTTCCGCATGTACTCGCGCTACGCTGAGTCGCGCGGCTGGCGCGTCGAGATGATGAGTTCTAACCCGACCGGGCTCGGCGGTTACAAAGAGATCATCGTCAGCATCGAAGGGCAGGGCGCCTACAGCCGGCTTAAGTTCGAAGGCGGCGTGCACCGCGTGCAACGCGTGCCGGTGACCGAAGGTTCAGGACGAATTCACACCTCGGCGGTGACCGTGGCGGTGTTGGCCGAAGCGGATGAAGTCGAAGTCGCCATCGATCCCAAAGAAATTCGCATCGATGTTTTTCGTTCCTCCGGTCCGGGCGGCCAGAGCGTCAACACGACGGATTCCGCGGTACGCATTACCCATATTCCCACCGGTATCGTGATTTCCTGCCAGGACGAAAAGTCGCAGCATAAAAATCGCGCCAAGGGCATGAAAATCTTGCGCGCCCGTTTGTTGGAGCAAAAACAAGCCGAGCAGGCGTCAGAGATCGCCGCCACGCGCAAGTCGATGGTCGGCAGCGGCGACCGCAGCGAGCGCATTCGCACCTATAATTTCCCCCAAGGCCGCTTGACCGATCACCGCATCAACTTGACGATTTACCAACTGGAAAAATTGATGGAAGGCCAGATCGACGAAGTGGTCGAAGCTTTAATCACTCATTATCAAGCCGAGGCGCTCAAGTAAGACTGACGGCGCCAAGGATTTGGACGCAGATGTAGATGCCATGGATGGGCTTGCCAACATAATCGATCAACCGGCTCGCTACTGCCTACGCGACGGGCTGAAGCGCGGCGTCGAACGTTTAGCCGCCGCCGGGATCGACAGTCCACGGCTCGACGCCGAAGTTCTGCTGGCGCATTGTTTGGGCTTGACCCGAGAGCAGTTGATTCTCAGAGCTGATTCGCCAATGACTTCGGCGGCCGCGGCCAAATTCGAAAGCTTGTTGCGCCGCCGCTTAGAGCGAGAACCGGTCGCATACATCATTGGCAAGCAAGAATTTTGGTCCCTCGAATTCGCGGTCACGCCGGATGTTTTGATTCCCCGGCCGGAGACGGAACGCTTGGTTGAAGTCGCGCTAGTGGAAGCGGCGAAGATTTCGTCGGCTGATTCGCTGCGCATCGCCGATCTGGGCACTGGCAGCGGCGCGCTGGCCGTCAGTTTGGCAACTGAATTACCGACGGCAAAATTTTGCGCCACGGACGTTTCTTTCGGCGCTTTGCAAATCGCCCGCGCCAACGCTGAGCGCTATCGTGTGGCCGAGCGCATTGAATTTTGCCCCGGCGATTTGTTCGCCGCGCTGGCGCGGCAAGTTTTGCTTTTCGATTTGATCGTTAGCAATCCGCCCTACGTGCGGCGCGCTGATTTAACGACGCTGGCGCCGGAAGTTCGCCAAGAACCGTCGTTGGCGTTGGACGGCGGCGCCGACGGTTACGATTTTTACCGGCGTATCGCCGCCGCGGCGCCGGCGTTTCTAACTGGGCAGGGGGCGCTTATCGTCGAGATCGGCGCCGACCAGGCGCGCGCGGTGGAAAATATTTTTCGTGCGACTGAATATTATCGCGAGCTTGAATTGTTGCAAGATTACGCCGGCCGAGACCGAGTTGTCTTGGCGCGCGTCAAGCAGAATTGAAGAAAGCCGCAAGTGGATAAAATCGTCATACAGGGCGGCAAGCAACTCAACGGCGAGATCGCCGTCAGCGGTTCGAAGAACGCGGCGTTGCCGATTTTGATTTCGTCGTTGTTGACGGCGGAGTCTTGTACTTATCAAAGCGTGCCCCATCTCGCCGATATTCGCACGACGTTGAAATTGCTCTCCGGCCTCGGTGCTAAGAGCGATCATCAAGCCTGGCTCAAGGGTGGCGATGAATTGATTCTCTCGGCCGATCGCATCGAAAATTTCGAAGCGCCCTACGAACTGGTGAAAACCATGCGCGCGTCGTTTTTGGTTTTGGGACCGTTGGTGGCGCGTTTCGGTCAGGCGCGAGTGTCGACACCTGGCGGCTGCGCCATCGGCGCGCGTCCCATCGATCTACATTTAAAAGGACTCGAAGCGCTGGGCGCGACCATCGAGCAGACCCATGGTTACATCGAAGCCAAGGCGGTGAAACTGCGCGGCGCGAAAATATACCTCGATCTGCCATCGGTGGGCGCGACGGAAAACTTGATGATGGCGGCGAGTCTGGCCGAGGGCACGACGATCATCGAAAACGCCGCCAAGGAACCGGAGATCGAGGATTTGGCCAAGGCGCTCAACGCCATGGGCGCGAAAGTGCAGGGCGCCGGCAGCGATATCATTCGCATCGACGGCGTGGCGTCGTTGCACGGAGTTACGCATAGAATTATTCCCGATCGCATCGAAGCCGGCAGTTTCGTCATCGCCGCGGCGCTCACCGGCGGCGAAGTTTTGGTCAAAGGCGCGCGGGCGGAACATTTGGATGGGTTTTTGATCAAGCTCAAAGAAGCGGGTGTGGCGTTGAGCGCGGACGGTCAAGGTATTCGGGTCCAGGGCCACGGCAAAATAAAAAGCATCGACGTTAAAACGTTGCCCTATCCGGGATTTCCCACCGACCTGCAAGCGCAGATGATGGTGTTGATGGCGATTGCCGACGGTGTCAGCGTGATCACCGAAACGATTTTCGAAAACCGCTTCATGCACGCCCAGGAACTCGACCGCATGGGCGCGCAGATCAAGCTCGAAGGTAATCGCGCCGTGGTGCGTGGTGTGCGCGAGCTGTCCGGCGCGCCGGTGATGGCCAGCGATCTACGCGCCAGCGTCGCCTTGGTGCTCGCCGGGTTGGTGGCTAACGGGACCACAGAAATTTCCCGAGTTTATCATTTGGATCGCGGCTACGAACAAATTGAAAAAAAACTTTCGCAGCTCGGCGCGCAAATCGCCCGGGTGGCGGGTTAACGGTTGCGATAAAAATAATTTAAATTATTGCTATGAACATCCCCCTGGTCAAAACTGCCGATCGTGAGTTTGCGCCGTTGATGATGCGGATTCTCGGCCGGCGCGGCACACGCGCCGGCGATGTCGAAAAGCGCGTCGAGGAAATCATCTCAGCGGTACAGCGGCGCGGCGATCGCGCGCTGGTGCATTACACCAAGCTTTTCGATCATGTGAGTTTGACGCCGGCGCGCTTGGAAGTAACGCGGGCTGAGATCAAAGAAGCGCTCGGCAAAGTTTCGCGCCAAGATCTAAGCGTACTCAAGCTCGCCGCCAAACGGATCGCGGCGTTTCATCGCCGTCAGTTACTGAAAAGTTGGTCCTATCGCGATCCTCTTGGCATGCGCCTCGGGCAAATGATCGCGCCGCTGGAACGGGTCGGCGTCTACGTGCCGGGCGGCAAGGCGATGTATCCGTCGACCGTGCTGATGAACGTGATTCCGGCCAAAGTTGCTGGCGTCGATGAAGTGATCATGACTTCGCCCATCGGCAAAGACGGCGCGATCATTCTCGCCGCCGCGCATATCGCCGGCGTCGATCGGATTTTTCGTGTCGGCGGCGCCCAAGCGATCGCCGCCTTGGCGTTCGGCACCGAGACCGTTCCCCAGGTCGATAAGATCGTCGGGCCGGGAAATATTTTTGTCGCCACCGCCAAGCGCCTGGTGTTCGGCGAAGTGAACATCGATTCCATCGCCGGCCCGAGTGAAATTCTTTTGCTCGCCGACGACTCGGCCGATGCCGCTTACGTCGCCGCCGATATGCTGTCGCAAGCCGAGCACGATGAGCTGGCGGCGGCGCTGTGCGTAACCACTTCAATGGCGACGGCAAGAAAAGTTCAAAAGGCCCTGGAAGCCCAGTTGCTCAGCACCAAGCGGCGAAGCATTTCCCTGCAATCGCTCAAAAAATATGGCGCCATTATCGTCGCCCGCAGCGAGAAGGAAATGATCGAGCT contains:
- the murA gene encoding UDP-N-acetylglucosamine 1-carboxyvinyltransferase codes for the protein MDKIVIQGGKQLNGEIAVSGSKNAALPILISSLLTAESCTYQSVPHLADIRTTLKLLSGLGAKSDHQAWLKGGDELILSADRIENFEAPYELVKTMRASFLVLGPLVARFGQARVSTPGGCAIGARPIDLHLKGLEALGATIEQTHGYIEAKAVKLRGAKIYLDLPSVGATENLMMAASLAEGTTIIENAAKEPEIEDLAKALNAMGAKVQGAGSDIIRIDGVASLHGVTHRIIPDRIEAGSFVIAAALTGGEVLVKGARAEHLDGFLIKLKEAGVALSADGQGIRVQGHGKIKSIDVKTLPYPGFPTDLQAQMMVLMAIADGVSVITETIFENRFMHAQELDRMGAQIKLEGNRAVVRGVRELSGAPVMASDLRASVALVLAGLVANGTTEISRVYHLDRGYEQIEKKLSQLGAQIARVAG
- the prfA gene encoding peptide chain release factor 1 produces the protein MLDKLAEVEKRYVELEGMMSDPKLVGQQREYAKLARERSDLEEIVLRYREWCKVEHEISENRLLMEENDEAMRELVKEELTSLRERKEALETKLKFLILPKDPNDDKNVIVEIRAGTGGDEAALFAAELFRMYSRYAESRGWRVEMMSSNPTGLGGYKEIIVSIEGQGAYSRLKFEGGVHRVQRVPVTEGSGRIHTSAVTVAVLAEADEVEVAIDPKEIRIDVFRSSGPGGQSVNTTDSAVRITHIPTGIVISCQDEKSQHKNRAKGMKILRARLLEQKQAEQASEIAATRKSMVGSGDRSERIRTYNFPQGRLTDHRINLTIYQLEKLMEGQIDEVVEALITHYQAEALK
- the hisD gene encoding histidinol dehydrogenase; translated protein: MNIPLVKTADREFAPLMMRILGRRGTRAGDVEKRVEEIISAVQRRGDRALVHYTKLFDHVSLTPARLEVTRAEIKEALGKVSRQDLSVLKLAAKRIAAFHRRQLLKSWSYRDPLGMRLGQMIAPLERVGVYVPGGKAMYPSTVLMNVIPAKVAGVDEVIMTSPIGKDGAIILAAAHIAGVDRIFRVGGAQAIAALAFGTETVPQVDKIVGPGNIFVATAKRLVFGEVNIDSIAGPSEILLLADDSADAAYVAADMLSQAEHDELAAALCVTTSMATARKVQKALEAQLLSTKRRSISLQSLKKYGAIIVARSEKEMIELANAIAPEHIELLVKQPQKMARQIRNAGAMFLGPYSPPPLGDYLAGPNHVLPTGGSARFFSPLGTYDFLKRTTVIRAEKRGLKKLATKIAQLARLEGLDDHARSVEARFKKSF
- the prmC gene encoding peptide chain release factor N(5)-glutamine methyltransferase, with the protein product MDADVDAMDGLANIIDQPARYCLRDGLKRGVERLAAAGIDSPRLDAEVLLAHCLGLTREQLILRADSPMTSAAAAKFESLLRRRLEREPVAYIIGKQEFWSLEFAVTPDVLIPRPETERLVEVALVEAAKISSADSLRIADLGTGSGALAVSLATELPTAKFCATDVSFGALQIARANAERYRVAERIEFCPGDLFAALARQVLLFDLIVSNPPYVRRADLTTLAPEVRQEPSLALDGGADGYDFYRRIAAAAPAFLTGQGALIVEIGADQARAVENIFRATEYYRELELLQDYAGRDRVVLARVKQN